ACTTCCCCGGGGTGCAGCCCAAGGCCATTATTCCAGTAACTGGACCCGGGAATAATCATCTGGTTTATCAGAAAAAAATGATTGATGGAGTTGAAAACGTGTATGGCCCCGGACCTGCGTACCGCCACCACAGCTGCCCCCACCTTGCGGGCCAGCATATCGCCGTTGGCTTTGGACACCAGGCCTGCGCGGTCTATAAGGGACTTGATATTGGTACTTACATTGGCGAAATATGTAGGAGAACCAAGTATTATCCCGTCTGCATCCAGCATTTTGTCGATGTACTGATTGAGCATGTCGTCTTTGACGGAACAATGCCTGTCCTGGTTCTTGAAACATTTGGAACAGGCGATACAGCCCTGGATATGGCTGCCGCCCAGTTGAATGTGCTCGGTGGTGATGTTTTCCTGCTCCAGGGTATTTAAGACCATCCGGACAAGTCCGGCTGTGTTGCCGTCTTTGCGGGCACTGCCGTTAAACGCCACTACATGCATAACATTCTCCTCTAACTCTTGTTTTTTTATGAATAACCACTATCCAGCTGCTCGCAGGTTCCATCCCGGAACGAGCCCGGGTGAGGCCCTGGCAGCCGGCAAAAAACTTTTTACTCACGTACCCTGAAAAGGTAAGGATACTGGCAACAATCAAAGAAAATATCAAGGCTGGGGTAAGCACCAGAGCATCTCCTGCCCGGACCGTAAAGCATACCTTTTCCGTAACCATTCAGTGCCGGAATCGGCCTGGGGACAGTCCCGCACTTATTTTTCCAGCGCCAAAAGCTGAAAATGGTTCATCAGGAAAAAAATAAGTGCGGGACAGTCCCCAGGCCTTTTGCCAGTTATCAACATCGAGGACCCCCTGAATGGTTACCCTTTTTCTACCCGGAGATAAATTCAAACACCTGGTCCAGACCTGTATGTCTGGGAGGAATAAGATAGTTTTCCGGGGCATCTGGATAGACACGGAAAAAGGGATAGTCCCCTGGAGACCAGTTTTCCGGCCAGGACCGGGGAAGCTCAGGCACGCTGTATTCCTTGAATTCCCTGTCCGGGTTGTCCCTGGCGATTTTTCCCTTGAGCCTGCGTACACCCTCTACCGGGAATGTCGAATGGCAGGCGCTGCACACAAACCACTGGCTTTCTACATGAGGAAGCATCCTCCTGGCCCTTTCGGTCATCATCTTCAAAAGACCAATAAGACGTCTGTTTTCAATGTCCATGGGGTGCACCAGATCGGCCTTGGCTGCAACAAAAGCAACACGGTTCAAGCTTTTTTGCCAGAATTTCAGATACCGCAAAAGCATTGTCCCCAGATCAGAGCTGGGTCTCATTACCTCGAAGAGATCCAGCAGGATCTGGCGGTTGTCATTGTAGCGCCCCACCCCTCCGGCAAGCAGAGACGGTATATCCACAAGCACCACCAGTGAACCGGCCCTGGAAATCTTGTCAAAAACCGGCAGGGCTACCTGCTTTCTGTATATTTTATATTCCACTGCCAATTGTCTGGCCAGCTCCGGATTGTCCCGGCGGGCCTTTTCAGGCAGTGGTGCAAACTGGCGGTTTTCAGCCAGGCCTGCAATCCTGCGGGAAGCAATCTCTTCCACGCTGCCGGGTTCAGCAGTACTGCCATGCTGGTCCAGTAAAAAGACCGAGGGAGTGACAAGGGGCTTGTAGTCCAGGATAAGCCGGGCCAGGGTCTCCCGGTATAGAGACAGAAGTATGTCCAGATCCAGCTGTTCCCTGCGGATATACTCAAGATATGGACCGGCCGCCCTGGCGTAGTCATGATGACGGGAAAAGTGGGACAAAATGTGATCCGACCACTGCCCGTAGTCGTTAAAAGCCGCAACAGCCGCATCAGATATACGTTCACCGGGGAAGTCAAAAAAAGACATCTTCTGGGCATGCAGCATCCAGTCCGAACGTTTGAACTGACATACAAACTCGGAACAGTCGGTGGTCTTTTCCGGCCAGTCGCCCCGGGCCAAGTCCTCGCGAAAGGTGGAATGAGGAAAATAAGGGGGCCATTTCTCCCTGCCGGAAAGCTCCCTGAAATCGGAGATGTCCACTCCCCTGCCCACATGGAACTGCCCCTGGCCGAACTCCATGAGATGAGAAATGAGCGAGGTCAGAAAAACAGTCTTGCCGCCCCCGGCTATGCCCGTAACCACAACCCTGTTGTGCTGTCTCAAGTTAAGCACGTTGCGCATCAAGCTTTTCATTTTGTCTGGACATCCTCTGAAAAAAATATTATCCCCCCGGGTACAGCACCTTTTGGCAGATATAGCCCCGATAGGCAAGGGTTCATATACAGGTAACAGTGCCATGCCTGCAAAAAAGAGTTAACCTCTCAACTTCACGATGCACCTGCAAAAAGTCAGGCAATTAAGAATTCAGCAGCCAACAATCTACATAACGCTTTGTTTTTACTGATCTCTGACTTTTCTGACTGCAAAAATAACTTTTTGCAGTCACATCTCACCTGTCTCCTGACCACTTTTGTCCCGGACATCCTCCTCATTAAAAAATATTTGACAGTTATCCAACCGTCGGATAAAAAACAGTATCATTTTTTCACACAACCATTCCATTACTGTATCTTTTTAAATACCTGATGCTCCAGGTATATAATAAAAATATATAATTTAATGAACATGCCGGCATTCAATTTTAGCACACCCTCACTTGTCAGCATTTTGCAACAATCTAACCACTTACAATTAAAGAAGATGGCAGTTACCGCAGCCGCTTTGTTATATTTTTGCGAAATAATAATCAAAAAAATGCTGTGAGAGTCAGTCCCATGCCACATGCAAATGTCTAAACAGTTAAATCATTTTTGTTTATAGATTTTGTTCTTAGTCTGCTTTAGGTTGTGTGTTTATCTTTTACTTTATGGAGGTATCGATGAAAAGGAGTGGATTTTTTTTATGCCTGCTGTTAGGTGTTTTTATGTTCATGAGTATGTTTGCATCTTCGCTGCATGCTAAAAAACTTACTGTTGCAGTGGACACAGCATTTGTACCATTTGAATTCAGAGACTCTGACACAGGTGAATATGTAGGTTTTGATATTGATCTCTGGGATGCTATTGCTGATAGACTTGGCGTAGAATATGAACTGCAGCCCATGGACTTTTCCGGCATTGTTCCGGCATTGCAGACAGGCAGTGTAGATGCCGCTCTGGCAGGAATTACCATTACTGCAGAACGTGAAAAGGTTGTAGATTTTTCACATCCTTACTACGACAGTGGCTTAAGCATTATGGTCATGAAGGACAATGACGAAATTCAGGGACCTGAAGACATAGAGGGCAGGACAATTGCTGTGCGTACCGGGACCACCAGCGCAGACCATGCTCCCAGGCTCAACCCGGCAGACATTGTCCAGTTCCCCAATATCGAAGCTGCATACATGGAAGTACGCGCCGGCAGGGTGGACGCAGCCATGCATGACACCCCCAATGTTTTGTACTATATCCAGACTGCTGGTGACGACCAGGTCAAGGCTGTGGGACCCCGCATGCAGTCCCAGTCCTACGGCATCGGATTTCCATTGGGCAGCGAACTGCGAAACGATGTTAATGTCGCCTTTCTGGAGCTGGTAGACTCTGGTGAATACGCCGAGATATACAAAAAATGGTTCGGTGAAGCCCCCAACCCCAGATAACATAGAGCCCCGCAGGTTAAATCGTAAGCATTCAGGAGGTAGTCAATTGTAGTCCCCGCGTAACCATTCAGGGGGTTCCTCGGTGGTGATTACTTGCACAAGGCCTTGGGGACTGTCCCGCACTTATTTTTCTAACGCTCACATCTGTAAATTGTTCATCAGAAAAAAATAAGTGCGGGACTGTCCCCGGGCCGTTTGAGGCATCCCCTGAATGGTTACGTTAAATCTCCTGCGGGGCTTTCCCCTCACCGGTTTCTTATAGAGTTTCCCTTTCATTTTAATACCACTTTTACCTTATGGTTGACTTATGGATTTTCAATACGAATTCGTCCTTTCCACTCTCCCGCAATTGATGCAGGGAGTCAAGCTGACCATCCACATAACCGTTTACGGTCTTCTGGGTGGTATGGCGCTTGGAGTTCTTACCGGCCTTATCCTGGCTTACAGGATACCTGTTATCAATTATGCCGGTGCCATTTATGTATGGATTGTCAGGGGTACGCCCATTGTTGTCCAGGCCATGTTCGTCTATTTCGCCCTGCCCCTGGCCATGGGCATACGAATGACCGGGGTATATGCAGCCATTCTGGTTCTGGCCATCAACGCCGGGGCCTATATTGCGGAAATCGTCAGGGGAGCGGTTCTGTCCATAAATAAAGGTTATGTTGATGCCGGTCTGGCCCTGGGACTGTCCAGGTTTCAGGTAACCCGGTACATTGTAGGCCCGCTGGCCTTTCGCAGGATGATTCCTCCTCTGGGCAACCAGTTTATTATCGGACTCAAGGATACTTCCCTGTTTATAGTTATAGGAGTCGGAGAACTGACCCGCCAGGGGCAGGAAATTATGGCTTCATCTTTCAGGGCCCTGGAAGTCTGGACCGCAGTGGCCATTATTTATCTCGTGTTGACAACTGTTCTGGCGCTTTCACTTCGCTGGCTCGAACGGAGAATGAAGATCATATGAAAATCGTAGAATGCAGAAAGGTGTGCAAGAGCTTTGGAGACTCCCAGGTCCTGCACGATATCGACCTGTCCATAAATTCCGGGGAAGTAGTGGTCGTTTTGGGCCCCTCAGGCTCCGGCAAATCCACCCTGCTTCGATGCATCAACGTCCTGGAGACCATTACATCCGGCGATCTGCTGGTGGATGGTAAAAGCGTGGTGGATCCCGGGACCGATCTTCGACACATACGCCAGGAAGCAGGCATGGTCTTTCAGCAGTTCAACCTTTTTCCCCAGATGACCGCCCTGGAAAATGTGGCCTTTGGTCCAAGAAAAGTCAGGGGTACTGATAAAAAGGAGGCCAATGACCAGGCCATGGAACTGTTGACCAAGGTGGGCCTGGCAGAAAGAGCCCATTATCATCCCTCGCAGCTTTCCGGCGGTCAACAGCAGCGGGTGGCCATTGCCAGGGCACTGGCAGTAAAACCCAAGCTCATGCTCTTTGACGAGCCAACCTCCGCTTTGGACCCGGAACTCAAAGGTGAAGTTCTATCGGTGATGCGCTCCCTTGCTGAAGAAGGCATGACCATGATAGTAGTATCCCACGAGATTCGTTTTGCCCTGAATGTAGGCAACCGGCTTATATTTATGGACAACGGAAGTGTCGTACATGACGGGGATCCCAAAGAACTGTATGAAAATCCCCCCACAGAACGCTTGCGGGATTTTCTGCATGCTATCCAGTAAAAACAGCTTTTACACTGGCTGAGCTTTTTAATTCAGGTTTACATTTTAACAGCATGGGCAGCTGCATGCTCATCCGTATTAAACTTGAGTTTGCGCAATGAGGCCGACATTGTAAAGGGTGCTTATTTACACTATCAAATCCAGGGAGATATCATGAGTGAACAAAGAGATGCTTTTGTACAAAAACTAAAAGCCAAAATCGACGAGTGGAACGCTGAAATTGATCGTCTGAACGCCAAGGCTGAACAGGTTGGGGCAGAAGCGAAAATGGAATACCTGCAGCAGGTGGAGGAAATAAAAAAACACCGCGATGATGCTCTGCAGAAAATGGAACAACTCCAGGAAGCTGGGGAAGGTGCCTGGGAGGACATGAAGTCAGGGGTGGAAATGGCTGTTGACTCCATGGTCCAGGCCGCAAAATCCGCCAGGGAACGCTTCAAGTAAATCAGGCGGTCAGCAAATATTAAGGTGAGAAGCTGATTAACGAACCACCCCCGACCCCTCCTTAGCCAAGGAGGGGAGCAGATCGAGGCATGGCTGCACTCTGTAGCAGGCAGTTAACTGTATGCGAAATCAAAACCTCCAGATAAAGATGCAAAGCACAAAAAAACTGTCCATACTGATGCAGACCGCAAAGAGACTTTCCTCAGCAAATATCGAACTTATCCCCCTGTGTAAATCCAAGCCGCGGTGCAGCTCCCCTCCTTAGCCAAGGAGGAGCCGGGGGTGCTTGTATGGCAGACTACTTTTTCCCGGGTCCTTCCCTGTAAGCTTTTTCAAACTCCTCCTTGGCTCTGGAGAAACTTTTTTTCCAGGTGGCCCAGGATTTTTCCATGCCCTGCTTCAGGTCCTCCCAGCCGGATTCGCCCGAGTCCTGCACAGCAGCAAGCTTGCCTTCGAGTTCTTTCAGTTTTTTGCGCAAGTCCAGCATCTGCTGCTGATACTCTTCCTTGAGTCCACCTTCGGCCTGGGCGGCTTCATCGGTCAATTTGTCCAGGTCCTTGTTCAATTCGTCCATCTTGGCCTTGAGCCTGCTGATATATTCTTCCTTATTTTCGTCCATCCAACTTCCTCCTTATTTCCTGTCCGAATAGTCATTACATATCAGGTCACCTCTTGGCCTGGCAAGCATGGTGCACCTGCAAAGCCGACTCTTTGCTGGAGCATCCACCATGGCCGGCGCTGCTTTATGGATTGCAATCTATTTTAATTTTATCATTTTACAACCATGAGTACATGGTATTCTGCTTGACAAACAAAGGTATGCGCTTAAAATAAGAAACGCATTTACTTAAGTAATGGTAAAGTTTTATAATATCCGAATTTATTAAACTCTGCCAAAAAAGCCGGCAATACTTGGGTGTACCTGATTGAACAAGACAAGTAAATTTCATGTAATTGAAAACCAGTGGATTTCCATGAGCGACGGCTGCAGGATAGCAGCCAAGATATGGCTGCCTGAATCAGCCGGAAAAAACCCCGTACCAGCCATCCTGGAGTACATCCCTTACAGAAAAAGAGATATCAAGGCCAGGCGTGATTCCCAGATACACGGTTTTTTTGCCGGACACGGCTACGCCTGTATCCGGGCCGACCTGCGTGGAAGTGGCGATTCGGAAGGAGTTCTCAGGGATGAATACCTGAAACAGGAACTCGACGACGGGCTGGAAATTCTCAGCTGGATTGCTTCTCAGCCCTGGTGCAATGGCCGCATTGGCATGATGGGTATTTCCTGGGGCGGCTTCAATGCCCTGCAGATCGCCGCAATGCAGCCTCCTCAGCTCAAAGCCGTGATCTCGGTCTGTTCCTCGGACGACAGGTATGCCGACGACATCCACTACATGGGCGGCTGCCTGCTTACGGACCAGCTCTCCTGGGCCTCCACCATGTTCGCCTACAACTCCTGTCCTCCTGACCCGCAGATAGCCGGAGAAAACTGGAAAGACAGGTGGATGGAAAGGCTGGAGGGTAGCGGACTGTGGCTTAAAAACTGGCTGGGCCACCAGAAGAAGGACTCCTACTGGAAACACGCATCCATATGTCAAGATTACAGTTCTATCAAGATACCTGTATTCGCAGTCAGCGGCTGGGCTGACGGCTATTCCAACCCTGTCTTCAGGCTGCTTGAGAACCTTTCATCTCCGGTCAAGGGCCTTGTGGGACCATGGGGACACAAATACCCGCACATGGTCGAACTGGGTCCGGAAATCGATTTTCCCGGGGAATGCCTCAGGTGGTGGGACAAATGGCTGAAAGGCGTTGAAACCAGCATCATGGACGAACCACCACTGCGGGTCTGGATGCAGGATACAGTTTCTCCCCTGGTTTCCGAAAGGCCCGGGAGATGGGTGGCTGAAGAAAAATGGCCCTCACCAGACATCGAAAACCTTGAACTGTGCATCACCTCTTACGGGCTGGAAACTCAGCCCGGCATGAATAACCGCGACCGCTGCATGGAGATACAAAGCCCTTTGAGTGTGGGTCTCTTCGGTGGCAAATGGTGCTCTTACTCTGAATCCACCGACCTGCCCTGGGACCAGCGCGAAGAAGACGGCGGAGCCCTGGTCTTCGAGACACCCCCTCTCGAAAAAAGGACCGAGATCCTGGGCAGACCCGTAGCCCTGCTGGAGCTGTCCTCAAATAAGCCCCAGGCCATGGTGGCTGTCAGGCTCTCGGACATTGGCAACGACGGCAGAGGAACCAGGGTAACCTTCGGCCTGCTGAACCTGACCCACAGAAAAAGCCATGAAAACCCGGAAGAGCTTGTGCCGGATCAGCGATACCAGGTTCAAGTCCCCATGAATTTTATAGCCCAGAGCTTTCCCGCCGGACACAGGATCAGGCTGTCGGTCTCCACTTCCTACTGGCCTGTGGCCTGGCCCTCTCCGGAACCGGTGAAAATAGCCCTTTATCCGGGCAGCTCCAGACTGGTCCTGCCTGCAAGAAAGCCCTCAAAACTGGATCAGACCCTTGTCCCTTTTGATCCTCCGCCTGCCCTGGAGGGCATAAAGACAACCCTGCTGGTGCCGGCAAAAAGGGAATGGACCGTGACGCACAACCTGGCCGACAATACAGTCAAG
Above is a window of Desulfonatronospira thiodismutans ASO3-1 DNA encoding:
- a CDS encoding DUF948 domain-containing protein, which codes for MDENKEEYISRLKAKMDELNKDLDKLTDEAAQAEGGLKEEYQQQMLDLRKKLKELEGKLAAVQDSGESGWEDLKQGMEKSWATWKKSFSRAKEEFEKAYREGPGKK
- the glnQ gene encoding glutamine ABC transporter ATP-binding protein GlnQ, whose amino-acid sequence is MKIVECRKVCKSFGDSQVLHDIDLSINSGEVVVVLGPSGSGKSTLLRCINVLETITSGDLLVDGKSVVDPGTDLRHIRQEAGMVFQQFNLFPQMTALENVAFGPRKVRGTDKKEANDQAMELLTKVGLAERAHYHPSQLSGGQQQRVAIARALAVKPKLMLFDEPTSALDPELKGEVLSVMRSLAEEGMTMIVVSHEIRFALNVGNRLIFMDNGSVVHDGDPKELYENPPTERLRDFLHAIQ
- a CDS encoding CocE/NonD family hydrolase — its product is MNKTSKFHVIENQWISMSDGCRIAAKIWLPESAGKNPVPAILEYIPYRKRDIKARRDSQIHGFFAGHGYACIRADLRGSGDSEGVLRDEYLKQELDDGLEILSWIASQPWCNGRIGMMGISWGGFNALQIAAMQPPQLKAVISVCSSDDRYADDIHYMGGCLLTDQLSWASTMFAYNSCPPDPQIAGENWKDRWMERLEGSGLWLKNWLGHQKKDSYWKHASICQDYSSIKIPVFAVSGWADGYSNPVFRLLENLSSPVKGLVGPWGHKYPHMVELGPEIDFPGECLRWWDKWLKGVETSIMDEPPLRVWMQDTVSPLVSERPGRWVAEEKWPSPDIENLELCITSYGLETQPGMNNRDRCMEIQSPLSVGLFGGKWCSYSESTDLPWDQREEDGGALVFETPPLEKRTEILGRPVALLELSSNKPQAMVAVRLSDIGNDGRGTRVTFGLLNLTHRKSHENPEELVPDQRYQVQVPMNFIAQSFPAGHRIRLSVSTSYWPVAWPSPEPVKIALYPGSSRLVLPARKPSKLDQTLVPFDPPPALEGIKTTLLVPAKREWTVTHNLADNTVKVNVINNDPKILLEPINLAIQKDVHEAFSYSSNNYDTVRGEVVSRRSFQRDGLEMSTITRTVLTSTRTHFKITATLDAFEGDARIFSKSWDEDIPRELV
- a CDS encoding YcjX family protein, whose amino-acid sequence is MKSLMRNVLNLRQHNRVVVTGIAGGGKTVFLTSLISHLMEFGQGQFHVGRGVDISDFRELSGREKWPPYFPHSTFREDLARGDWPEKTTDCSEFVCQFKRSDWMLHAQKMSFFDFPGERISDAAVAAFNDYGQWSDHILSHFSRHHDYARAAGPYLEYIRREQLDLDILLSLYRETLARLILDYKPLVTPSVFLLDQHGSTAEPGSVEEIASRRIAGLAENRQFAPLPEKARRDNPELARQLAVEYKIYRKQVALPVFDKISRAGSLVVLVDIPSLLAGGVGRYNDNRQILLDLFEVMRPSSDLGTMLLRYLKFWQKSLNRVAFVAAKADLVHPMDIENRRLIGLLKMMTERARRMLPHVESQWFVCSACHSTFPVEGVRRLKGKIARDNPDREFKEYSVPELPRSWPENWSPGDYPFFRVYPDAPENYLIPPRHTGLDQVFEFISG
- a CDS encoding flavodoxin family protein — encoded protein: MHVVAFNGSARKDGNTAGLVRMVLNTLEQENITTEHIQLGGSHIQGCIACSKCFKNQDRHCSVKDDMLNQYIDKMLDADGIILGSPTYFANVSTNIKSLIDRAGLVSKANGDMLARKVGAAVVAVRRSGAIHVFNSINHFFLINQMIIPGSSYWNNGLGLHPGEVEKDDEGRQTMYNLGKNMAWLLGRIKD
- the glnP gene encoding glutamine ABC transporter permease GlnP; this encodes MDFQYEFVLSTLPQLMQGVKLTIHITVYGLLGGMALGVLTGLILAYRIPVINYAGAIYVWIVRGTPIVVQAMFVYFALPLAMGIRMTGVYAAILVLAINAGAYIAEIVRGAVLSINKGYVDAGLALGLSRFQVTRYIVGPLAFRRMIPPLGNQFIIGLKDTSLFIVIGVGELTRQGQEIMASSFRALEVWTAVAIIYLVLTTVLALSLRWLERRMKII
- the glnH gene encoding glutamine ABC transporter substrate-binding protein GlnH; the protein is MSMFASSLHAKKLTVAVDTAFVPFEFRDSDTGEYVGFDIDLWDAIADRLGVEYELQPMDFSGIVPALQTGSVDAALAGITITAEREKVVDFSHPYYDSGLSIMVMKDNDEIQGPEDIEGRTIAVRTGTTSADHAPRLNPADIVQFPNIEAAYMEVRAGRVDAAMHDTPNVLYYIQTAGDDQVKAVGPRMQSQSYGIGFPLGSELRNDVNVAFLELVDSGEYAEIYKKWFGEAPNPR